The following proteins are encoded in a genomic region of Stigmatopora nigra isolate UIUO_SnigA chromosome 3, RoL_Snig_1.1, whole genome shotgun sequence:
- the ddx28 gene encoding putative ATP-dependent RNA helicase DDX28 produces the protein MLSLKVGYSTLASSRHFQTQLSRLSTSRVYFSVCPASSEQIPIIRVPRSVQNRVENVKQTRKITPIRTSKAGKLLIQSRNANLNQSVGYTHGKFDVPTLCSKGWKHNKSFGDYFTINNIRSVAPFITAGGEKEEDKKPTETFHKLHISTDLIETLEGLNIIHPTTVQMQTIPQVMKGHNILCAAETGSGKTLSYLLPILHKLLLIKKMNEEVCPPEIHATVVVPSRELAEQVASVSKSLCTPLGLETRMVEGGQGVGSIKGVFKQEPPDILVATPGALVKALRRRCLDLRHLRFLVVDEADTMFDPSFVDMLEEILRHVVIAGSPAETRDLLGKAQLLAIGATFPGGVGDVLARVTDLGNMVVIKSKMLHYLMPHVKQTFLKVRGQDKVPELNHYLKQLQLEQRGEGGDGVLVFCNKSSTVNWLGYSLEEMGVPHARLQGEMPAVVRTGIFQGFQQGTTKLLLCTDVASRGLDTSRVRLVVNYDFPESHTDYIHRAGRVGRAGGCQGGEVLSFVTHPWEVELVWKMETAARRRTCLPGMESAIRQTQPKMEEETGELR, from the exons ATGTTGTCTCTGAAGGTCGGGTACTCGACTTTGGCTTCATCGAGACATTTTCAAACTCAATTGAGCAGACTCTCGACTTCTCGTGTTTATTTTTCCGTCTGCCCGGCATCTTCAGAACAGATCCCCATCATCCGCGTTCCTCGCTCCGTGCAGAATCGCGTCGAGAACGTCAAGCAAACCCGAAAAATTACACCAATCCGAACAAGTAAAGCCGGCAAACTCCTCATCCAGAGCAGGAACGCCAATTTGAACCAATCTGTTGGTTACACGCACGGCAAATTTGACGTACCCACACTCTGCTCCAAAGGATGGAAACACAACAAGTCATTCGGGGATTATTTCACCATCAACAACATCCGATCCGTTGCCCCTTTTATAACTGCCGGCGGTGAAAAGGAGGAGGACAAAAAGCCCACGGAGACCTTCCACAAACTCCACATCTCCACAGATCTGATAGAAACTTTGGAAGGCCTAAACATCATTCATCCCACCACAGTGCAGATGCAGACCATTCCTCAGGTGATGAAAGGTCACAACATCCTTTGTGCGGCTGAGACGGGAAGTGGGAAGACGCTAAGTTATTTGTTGCCCATTTTGCACAAATTGCTGCTCATTAAGAAGATGAATGAAGAAGTGTGTCCACCTGAAATACATGCTACGGTCGTGGTGCCCTCCAGGGAGCTGGCCGAACAGGTGGCGTCCGTGTCCAAGAGCCTGTGCACCCCACTGGGCTTGGAAACGAGGATGGTGGAAGGTGGGCAAGGCGTGGGGAGCATCAAAGGGGTTTTCAAGCAAGAGCCTCCTGACATTTTAGTCGCCACACCCGGCGCCCTGGTCAAAGCACTGCGAAGACGTTGCCTGGACTTGAGACACCTCCGCTTCTTGGTGGTGGACGAAGCCGACACCATGTTCGACCCGAGCTTCGTCGACATGCTGGAAGAAATTTTGCGACACGTCGTGATCGCCGGCAGTCCGGCGGAGACTCGAGACCTGTTGGGAAAGGCTCAGCTTCTGGCGATAGGTGCCACCTTCCCTGGCGGGGTGGGGGACGTCCTCGCCCGGGTGACAGATCTGGGGAACATGGTGGTCATCAAGAGCAAGATGCTGCACTACCTCATGCCACATGTTAAGCAGACATTTCTAAAAGTTCGTGGACAGGACAAGGTTCCGGAGCTCAACCATTACTTGAAACAACTGCAGCTGGAACAACGAGGAGAAGGTGGGGATGGCGTCCTGGTGTTCTGCAACAAGTCCTCCACTGTCAACTGGCTCGG ATATTCTCTGGAGGAAATGGGTGTCCCGCACGCCCGTCTGCAAGGTGAGATGCCTGCCGTGGTGCGCACTGGCATCTTTCAGGGCTTCCAACAGGGCACTACGAAGCTTCTCCTGTGCACCGACGTGGCCTCGCGAGGCCTGGACACGTCCCGGGTACGCTTGGTGGTCAACTATGATTTCCCGGAATCACACACGGACTACATCCACAGAGCTGGTAGGGTGGGGAGAGCTGGGGGGTGCCAAGGTGGCGAGGTGCTTAGTTTCGTCACGCACCCGTGGGAAGTGGAACTTGTTTGGAAGATGGAGACAGCCGCTCGGAGGAGGACTTGTTTGCCCGGTATGGAGTCCGCTATACGGCAAACACAACCTAAAATGGAGGAGGAGACTGGAGAGTTGAGGTGA